One Paraglaciecola mesophila genomic region harbors:
- a CDS encoding aldose epimerase family protein: protein MITKRLFGTLVNGQKVMEYSLSNEHGMQVDILDLGGIIRRWLVPAVNSSENSDSQAKVDIVLGFDTLEDYIADQAYLGAVVGRYANRIAKGQFTLNDVNHQVDVNQAGNCLHGGGDGFNRRVWQVQELDDVTHPSLKLTLVSEDGDQGFPGRLTVNVTYTLAPSGLKISYQAHSTQDTVFNPTQHTYFNLAGHDSGSVENHQVQILASRYTPTDENAIPLGERVDVADSPFDLRELTTLSGPLQSSHAQIKLGNGFDHNWCLDAYHNDMESPELVAKAVDTASGRTLSVLTTMPGMQLYTANYVGPKPIGKGATEYQGKHAYCFESQFYPDSPNQPSFPSATLKADEAHHSVTEYHVSFS, encoded by the coding sequence ATGATCACTAAACGTTTATTTGGCACCCTCGTAAATGGTCAAAAAGTCATGGAATACTCACTAAGCAATGAGCATGGCATGCAAGTAGATATTCTGGACTTAGGCGGTATTATTCGTCGCTGGTTAGTGCCCGCTGTTAATAGCTCAGAGAACAGCGACAGCCAAGCAAAAGTGGATATCGTATTAGGCTTTGACACACTTGAGGATTATATTGCTGACCAAGCCTATTTAGGCGCAGTGGTTGGGCGTTATGCCAACCGCATTGCAAAAGGTCAATTTACTCTTAATGATGTGAACCACCAAGTCGATGTCAATCAGGCAGGAAATTGCTTACACGGTGGCGGCGACGGTTTTAATCGCCGAGTTTGGCAAGTACAAGAGCTTGACGACGTCACACACCCGTCTTTGAAATTAACCTTGGTGAGTGAAGACGGTGACCAAGGTTTTCCTGGACGACTGACGGTCAACGTTACCTATACATTAGCGCCATCAGGATTAAAAATTAGTTATCAGGCACATTCCACCCAAGATACGGTTTTTAATCCTACCCAGCACACTTACTTTAATCTAGCTGGCCACGACAGTGGCTCCGTGGAAAATCATCAGGTGCAAATTTTAGCCAGCCGCTATACGCCAACAGATGAAAATGCGATTCCGTTAGGAGAGCGAGTTGATGTAGCAGACTCACCCTTTGATCTACGTGAACTTACAACGCTTAGTGGGCCGCTGCAATCTAGCCATGCGCAAATTAAATTAGGGAATGGCTTTGATCACAACTGGTGTTTAGACGCCTATCATAACGATATGGAATCGCCAGAATTAGTTGCTAAAGCGGTAGATACTGCCAGTGGCAGGACGCTCAGTGTATTGACCACTATGCCAGGTATGCAATTGTACACTGCAAATTACGTGGGGCCTAAGCCGATAGGTAAAGGCGCTACTGAGTACCAAGGAAAACATGCATATTGTTTTGAAAGCCAGTTTTACCCTGATTCACCAAACCAACCTAGTTTTCCAAGTGCAACGCTTAAAGCCGATGAAGCGCACCACTCTGTCACTGAGTATCACGTGTCTTTTTCTTAA
- a CDS encoding putative quinol monooxygenase has translation MDNAMLTLIVKFLVKPDQLAVFRQALNSNRLGSQSEPGMREMRFFEDKDSPNSIFAYERWENAQAHQAHINQPYAQTLLQLAENALLSPIEVMTLQDTKPAPLHENNPKQVQAEDDVFSLFFIFKIKEGYKELLLQQFTAHVAQTRSEEPGNIVFDLYTIDGKDDTLVIYEHWRKESDLWDIHFKQPYAIETSKLLEQAIVGDMKQYMNVVNEF, from the coding sequence ATGGATAACGCAATGCTCACTCTTATCGTAAAATTTTTAGTCAAACCAGATCAATTAGCGGTCTTTAGGCAGGCGCTTAATAGCAACAGGTTAGGTTCACAAAGTGAGCCTGGCATGCGCGAAATGCGCTTTTTTGAGGATAAGGATTCACCTAACAGCATTTTTGCTTATGAGCGATGGGAGAATGCCCAAGCCCATCAAGCGCATATTAATCAGCCGTATGCGCAGACCTTATTGCAACTTGCTGAGAACGCTTTGTTATCCCCTATTGAGGTGATGACATTACAAGATACGAAGCCAGCCCCTTTGCATGAAAATAACCCCAAGCAAGTGCAAGCCGAAGACGATGTATTTAGCCTCTTTTTTATATTCAAAATCAAAGAGGGGTATAAAGAACTGCTATTGCAACAATTTACGGCCCACGTGGCCCAAACGCGTAGTGAAGAGCCAGGAAACATCGTATTTGACTTGTACACCATAGACGGGAAAGACGACACGCTGGTGATTTACGAGCATTGGCGTAAAGAGTCTGACCTGTGGGATATCCATTTCAAACAGCCCTATGCGATTGAAACAAGTAAGCTGTTAGAGCAGGCTATTGTGGGTGATATGAAACAATATATGAATGTCGTCAACGAGTTTTAA
- a CDS encoding energy transducer TonB, translating to MHTTIDLASRPALYFNGQAIVRTTGTILLAASVTFGLFVAMQKLIENNQSSTTPEPALPIITLFQNIDDSKVVEKPKPLPKPKPIPIPKEQVKPQEEAPDKSVLLSKYVPDITIASPSDPIGTQITLNEGEARPVVRIEPKYPAQAARDGIEGWVKLKFSIGTRGQVLNIDVLEAQPKRTFDREAKRALGKWKYKPQVVGGKPQQQDGITVVLDFKLSQ from the coding sequence ATGCACACAACTATTGATTTAGCTTCAAGGCCCGCTTTGTACTTTAATGGTCAAGCGATAGTCCGCACGACAGGTACTATACTCTTGGCCGCCTCAGTAACGTTCGGCTTGTTTGTTGCCATGCAAAAACTGATCGAAAACAACCAAAGTTCAACAACACCAGAACCCGCATTACCAATCATTACTTTGTTTCAAAATATAGACGATAGCAAAGTGGTGGAGAAGCCAAAGCCTTTGCCTAAGCCCAAGCCTATACCGATCCCTAAGGAACAAGTTAAGCCGCAAGAAGAGGCGCCAGACAAATCGGTTTTGCTCTCGAAGTATGTTCCCGATATCACCATTGCTAGCCCGTCAGACCCAATTGGAACACAAATTACCTTGAATGAAGGCGAGGCGAGACCTGTGGTACGAATTGAGCCCAAATACCCTGCACAAGCAGCTAGGGATGGGATTGAGGGCTGGGTTAAGCTGAAGTTCTCTATCGGTACAAGAGGCCAAGTTTTGAATATTGATGTGCTTGAAGCACAGCCCAAGCGCACATTTGACCGTGAAGCTAAGCGGGCTTTGGGAAAATGGAAATACAAACCACAAGTTGTAGGCGGAAAACCTCAGCAGCAAGATGGCATTACTGTCGTTTTAGATTTCAAGCTATCCCAGTAA
- a CDS encoding sigma-70 family RNA polymerase sigma factor: MMVKSWFTLSSTNESLMTRYSHSGDQALLVKLYDACGDDLYHFLLTLSDSSLAKDICQKTWLKVMEKRHMYQDSGLFKAWLFTLARNLLMDEYRAVQRLSSIDNVHDLPGETLDMSGSILGVFDKALMSLPFAQREAFCLQQEGFSLKEIAQITHSEHETIKSRLRYAKATLQVLLKDFAGDAYV; this comes from the coding sequence ATGATGGTAAAATCTTGGTTTACTCTATCAAGCACTAATGAAAGCTTGATGACGCGCTATTCGCATTCTGGTGATCAGGCGCTCTTAGTAAAATTATATGATGCTTGTGGTGATGATTTGTACCATTTTTTATTGACCTTATCTGATAGCTCACTGGCAAAAGATATTTGCCAGAAAACGTGGCTTAAAGTAATGGAAAAAAGGCATATGTACCAAGATTCAGGATTGTTTAAAGCGTGGTTATTTACACTTGCGCGCAATCTGTTGATGGATGAATATCGTGCTGTTCAACGCCTATCGTCAATAGATAATGTACATGATCTCCCGGGAGAGACGCTTGACATGAGTGGTTCGATCTTAGGTGTTTTTGACAAGGCCTTGATGTCTTTGCCTTTTGCGCAGCGCGAAGCTTTTTGTTTGCAGCAGGAAGGGTTTAGTTTAAAAGAGATAGCGCAGATCACACATAGTGAACACGAAACAATTAAAAGCCGTCTTCGTTATGCTAAAGCAACGTTGCAAGTGTTACTGAAGGATTTTGCTGGAGATGCATATGTCTGA
- a CDS encoding DUF2167 domain-containing protein: MLPLTRIFCVFFILGAVNAHGQDTAPSQESNQASSQDSSQTQASIEQTQQEKEQQEYMLWANALWESMTPQTGNIALSGDVAELNVPDNFYYLNAQDSRKVLEDIWGNPPGSADGMLGMLFPAGATPFEGDSWGVTIEYQQDGYVTDEDADEINYDDLLAQMQEDTQLSSEERVTQGYEAISLIGWAAEPYYDQASNKLHWAKELKFGDAPVNTLNYNIRVLGRKGVLVLNFIAGMDQLPLINQNLDTVLTMADFKEGSKYADFNPEIDDVAAYGIGALVAGKVLAKTGLIAAALVFLKKFGVIIVLALGAFARRLYKGRKSKVQESKAEESTE, encoded by the coding sequence ATGCTACCACTCACACGAATTTTCTGTGTTTTTTTCATTTTGGGCGCAGTGAACGCTCATGGGCAAGACACGGCACCAAGCCAAGAATCAAACCAAGCATCGAGCCAAGACAGTAGTCAGACACAAGCATCAATCGAACAAACACAACAAGAAAAAGAACAGCAGGAATATATGCTGTGGGCCAATGCCTTGTGGGAATCAATGACACCGCAAACCGGCAATATTGCACTATCTGGGGATGTCGCAGAATTAAACGTCCCTGATAATTTTTATTATTTGAATGCGCAAGACTCCCGCAAAGTGTTGGAAGACATTTGGGGCAACCCACCAGGCAGTGCAGATGGAATGTTAGGCATGTTGTTTCCTGCGGGGGCGACTCCGTTTGAGGGCGATTCATGGGGTGTCACCATTGAGTATCAACAAGATGGCTATGTGACAGATGAAGACGCTGATGAGATAAATTATGATGACTTATTGGCGCAGATGCAGGAAGACACGCAGCTAAGCAGTGAAGAGCGCGTAACCCAAGGGTATGAGGCGATTTCACTTATCGGTTGGGCGGCTGAGCCATATTATGATCAGGCCTCAAATAAATTGCACTGGGCAAAAGAACTAAAATTCGGTGACGCTCCAGTTAATACTCTGAACTACAATATTCGCGTACTCGGTCGCAAAGGGGTGTTAGTGCTGAACTTTATTGCAGGCATGGACCAACTCCCATTGATTAATCAAAACCTAGACACGGTTTTGACCATGGCTGATTTTAAAGAAGGCTCTAAATACGCTGACTTTAATCCTGAAATTGATGACGTAGCGGCTTATGGAATTGGTGCCTTGGTCGCGGGTAAAGTGCTGGCAAAAACGGGGTTAATAGCAGCGGCCTTAGTGTTTTTAAAGAAGTTTGGCGTGATTATTGTGCTTGCGCTGGGCGCATTTGCACGCAGACTTTATAAAGGGCGAAAAAGCAAAGTTCAAGAAAGCAAAGCCGAAGAAAGCACAGAATAG